In Haliotis asinina isolate JCU_RB_2024 chromosome 16, JCU_Hal_asi_v2, whole genome shotgun sequence, the following are encoded in one genomic region:
- the LOC137267676 gene encoding treponemal membrane protein B-like — translation MVATEVVVAKEVEGGMEVAAKAVVAKEVAAREAVGKEVVAMEEVVEKEAVAMEEVVEKEAVAMEEVVEKEAVAKEVAAMEEVERAVVEVAATMVKLNWLCTFLSNAGHLVSSWSYVH, via the coding sequence ATGGTGGCCACGGAGGTGGTAGTGGCAAAGGAGGTGGAGGGGGGCATGGAGGTGGCGGCAAAGGCGgtggtggcaaaggaggtggcgGCAAGGGAGGCGGTGGGAAAggaggtggtggccatggaggaggtggtggaaaaggaggcggtggccatggaggaggtggtggaaaaggaggcggtggccatggaggaggtggtggaaaaggaggcggtggcaaaggaggtggcggccatggaggaggtggaaagggcggtggtggaggtggcggCCACCATGGTTAAGCTCAACTGGCTctgcacatttctgtcaaatgCTGGACATCTGGTGTCATCATGGTCATATGTTCATTAA